The following are from one region of the Actinomyces sp. oral taxon 897 genome:
- the tatA gene encoding Sec-independent protein translocase subunit TatA — protein MKFTPTHIIVLLIVLILVFGSTKLPQIASSLGQSMKVFKKEIKELRDEDTTAASGQQAPAQIQQPAEGTYYTQPTQTGQAAPQQPTETQK, from the coding sequence ATGAAGTTCACGCCGACCCACATTATCGTCCTGCTCATCGTCCTCATCCTGGTCTTCGGCAGCACCAAGCTCCCGCAGATCGCCAGCAGCCTGGGCCAGTCGATGAAGGTCTTCAAGAAGGAGATCAAGGAGCTGCGCGACGAGGACACCACGGCCGCCTCCGGCCAGCAGGCCCCGGCCCAGATCCAGCAGCCGGCTGAGGGCACCTACTACACCCAGCCCACGCAGACCGGTCAGGCCGCCCCCCAGCAGCCCACCGAGACCCAGAAGTAA
- a CDS encoding helix-turn-helix transcriptional regulator, which yields MTRQSATGRLVRLLALLTWVADHDGVTVQEAASHFQVSPATIRRDVETLWLSGLPGGMPDDLVDFDATAWEAGRLRLTDSQGLDHPVRLTPQETVSLLLSLRVLEDLLASDPHAGTVITRTRQALAGALGADPHAAGAVAGAPGGPGGPDPAVLAAVRQAMDGGRRLHLAYVSATDRRTERDVDPLELVSNGSHLTLRAWCLDSGAERSFRLDRVLAARVLGERSRPHRLRRRPAGARPTATLHLRPTGRWLTEQVPTLRTTTNPDGTITAVVEGRDEEWLVGLVLSAGRHVLDVQPLDLAHVTVRRARAALAADQAVYQDLAPTPVVEQDVGRDEAGPRGR from the coding sequence ATGACCCGCCAGTCCGCCACCGGGCGCCTGGTCCGACTCCTGGCCCTGCTCACCTGGGTGGCGGACCACGACGGCGTCACCGTCCAGGAGGCGGCCAGCCACTTCCAGGTCAGCCCCGCCACCATCCGCCGGGACGTGGAGACCCTGTGGCTCTCCGGCCTGCCCGGGGGCATGCCCGACGACCTGGTCGACTTCGACGCCACGGCCTGGGAGGCGGGGCGCCTGCGCCTGACCGACTCCCAGGGCCTGGACCACCCGGTACGCCTGACCCCGCAGGAGACCGTCTCCCTCCTGCTGTCCCTGCGGGTCCTGGAGGACCTCCTGGCCTCCGACCCCCACGCCGGTACCGTCATCACCCGGACCAGGCAGGCCCTGGCGGGGGCGCTGGGCGCCGACCCGCACGCCGCCGGGGCCGTGGCCGGGGCGCCAGGCGGGCCAGGCGGGCCCGACCCCGCCGTCCTGGCCGCGGTCCGCCAGGCCATGGACGGGGGCCGCCGCCTGCACCTGGCCTACGTCTCGGCCACCGACCGGCGCACCGAGCGTGACGTGGACCCCCTGGAGCTGGTCAGTAACGGATCCCACCTCACCCTGCGGGCCTGGTGCCTGGACAGCGGGGCGGAGCGCAGCTTCCGCCTGGACCGGGTCCTGGCGGCCAGGGTCCTGGGGGAGCGCTCCCGTCCCCACCGCCTACGACGTCGCCCCGCCGGGGCCAGGCCCACGGCCACGCTGCACCTGCGCCCCACCGGGCGCTGGCTGACCGAGCAGGTCCCGACCCTGCGGACCACCACGAACCCCGACGGCACCATTACGGCGGTGGTGGAGGGGCGTGACGAGGAGTGGCTGGTCGGTCTCGTCCTGTCCGCCGGACGTCACGTCCTGGACGTCCAGCCCCTCGACCTGGCTCATGTCACAGTCCGGCGGGCGAGGGCCGCACTGGCCGCTGACCAGGCCGTTTACCAGGATCTCGCACCTACGCCTGTGGTGGAACAGGACGTTGGGCGTGACGAGGCGGGTCCGCGGGGACGTTAG
- a CDS encoding diacylglycerol/lipid kinase family protein: MRIVLLSNPTSRHGRHSGAADAAVAALEDAGHEVLVATSTGYEATRRRAVALLTDMGHRPDALVVVGGDGMIHLGLGVVARTGVPLGVVAVGTGNDIARHFGLPVGDVGASVSIVNHALAGTGRVLAVDAIHAARPDGTPVQACHQWSMATVGAGIEAAVNARANTLPWPSGESRYTVAALEEIVRLAPYGYRLTTDSGTWTGAALLVSAANTRYIGGGMDLAPQADPTDGLLEVVRLDPCGRLSVLALLRRVFAGTHVGRPGVHVERSRSLTIEPWPDDGAGGWLRDPPHPYADGERLASLPLHLEAVPQAVGLLLPA; encoded by the coding sequence ATGCGTATCGTCCTGCTGAGCAACCCCACCTCCCGGCACGGCCGCCACAGCGGTGCGGCCGACGCCGCTGTGGCCGCCCTGGAGGACGCGGGCCACGAGGTGCTGGTGGCCACCTCCACCGGCTACGAGGCCACCCGCCGTAGGGCCGTCGCGCTCCTTACCGACATGGGCCACCGGCCCGACGCCCTGGTCGTGGTGGGCGGCGACGGCATGATCCACCTGGGCCTGGGCGTCGTCGCCCGCACCGGCGTGCCCCTGGGCGTGGTGGCCGTGGGCACCGGCAACGACATCGCCCGCCACTTCGGGCTGCCGGTCGGCGACGTGGGTGCCAGCGTGTCCATTGTCAACCACGCCCTGGCTGGCACCGGGCGCGTCCTGGCGGTGGACGCCATCCACGCCGCCCGCCCCGACGGCACCCCGGTGCAGGCGTGCCACCAGTGGTCCATGGCCACCGTGGGGGCCGGTATCGAGGCGGCCGTCAACGCCCGCGCCAACACCCTGCCCTGGCCCTCCGGGGAGAGCCGCTACACCGTGGCCGCCCTGGAGGAGATCGTCCGGCTGGCGCCCTACGGCTACCGGCTCACCACCGACTCCGGCACCTGGACCGGGGCGGCCCTGCTGGTCAGCGCCGCCAACACCCGGTACATCGGCGGCGGCATGGACCTGGCGCCCCAGGCCGACCCCACCGACGGCCTCCTGGAGGTCGTCCGGCTGGACCCCTGCGGGCGCCTGAGCGTCCTGGCCCTCCTCCGCCGGGTCTTCGCGGGGACCCACGTGGGCCGCCCGGGGGTCCACGTGGAGCGCAGCCGGAGCCTGACCATCGAGCCCTGGCCGGACGACGGTGCCGGCGGCTGGCTGCGTGACCCGCCCCACCCCTACGCCGACGGTGAGCGCCTGGCCAGCCTGCCCCTGCACCTGGAGGCGGTACCGCAGGCGGTAGGCCTCCTGCTGCCCGCCTGA
- the lnt gene encoding apolipoprotein N-acyltransferase, producing MSRPAARRAAAVRHRLGLLLAAVGSGLLMDAAFAPLSWWWAAPLGVAGLVTVLYGRRVRAGVVLGLVHGLGFFTPLLHFTAVSMGNVVGWLAVTVVESLYLAALGGAWAVAQRLVPGPGARWRGPAVRAVCFPVLWVAVEEVRSSWPWGGLPFGRLAFAMADAPVLPLASLAGSTGLGLLVALTGAVLAEGIRALRDGRRATTLVCATAACALTVSPAFVGLPERAEDGTIRVAAVQGNVAGDAQDAYSRALEVTRNHVLATVELAASGSATGVDLVIWPENAADRDPRQDRVTAVLVERAAQAVGVPVLVGAIAFADRPEGMSGVTGRVRYNDMVVWTPGSGAGQVYTKHRPVAFGEFVPLRRLIRAVSGQVDRIGSDLLPGSGGHTLTVRTRDGRDVPLAVGICFEVAYDDVLRAGVRQGGEVIVVPTNNASFIGSSEAAQQLAQGRVQAVTHGRAVVQVSTVGVTAVISPRGVVTQEARPYTRAYLVADVPLRRGLSVADRLGPWPARVVLAAATILVLAGAAPVLTGAIPARAGAVPVRAGAVSAGASRPTRA from the coding sequence GTGAGCCGACCGGCCGCGCGGCGGGCGGCCGCCGTCCGCCACCGGCTCGGCCTGCTCCTGGCGGCGGTCGGCAGCGGCCTGCTCATGGACGCGGCCTTCGCGCCGTTGTCCTGGTGGTGGGCCGCCCCGCTGGGGGTGGCGGGGCTGGTGACCGTGCTGTACGGACGCCGGGTGCGCGCGGGCGTGGTGCTGGGGCTGGTCCACGGGCTCGGGTTCTTCACCCCGCTGCTGCACTTCACCGCCGTGTCCATGGGCAACGTCGTGGGCTGGCTGGCGGTGACCGTGGTGGAGTCCCTCTACCTGGCGGCCCTGGGCGGGGCCTGGGCGGTGGCACAGCGCCTCGTCCCCGGTCCTGGTGCCCGGTGGCGGGGCCCGGCCGTCCGGGCCGTGTGCTTCCCGGTCCTGTGGGTGGCCGTGGAGGAGGTGCGCTCCTCCTGGCCCTGGGGAGGTCTTCCCTTCGGGCGGCTGGCCTTCGCCATGGCCGACGCGCCCGTCCTCCCGCTGGCGTCCCTGGCCGGGAGCACGGGGCTGGGGCTCCTGGTGGCCCTCACGGGCGCGGTGCTGGCGGAGGGGATCCGGGCGCTGCGCGACGGGCGGCGTGCCACGACGCTGGTCTGCGCGACCGCCGCCTGCGCCCTGACCGTCTCCCCGGCGTTCGTGGGCCTGCCGGAGCGGGCCGAGGACGGCACCATCCGCGTCGCCGCCGTCCAGGGCAACGTGGCCGGGGACGCCCAAGACGCCTACTCACGGGCCCTGGAGGTCACCCGCAACCACGTCCTGGCTACCGTGGAGCTCGCCGCCAGCGGCTCCGCCACCGGGGTGGACCTGGTCATCTGGCCCGAGAACGCCGCTGACCGCGACCCGCGCCAGGACCGGGTCACCGCCGTCCTGGTGGAGCGCGCCGCCCAGGCCGTCGGGGTCCCGGTCCTGGTGGGCGCCATCGCCTTCGCCGACCGCCCGGAGGGGATGAGCGGGGTGACGGGGCGGGTCCGCTACAACGACATGGTGGTGTGGACCCCGGGCAGCGGGGCGGGCCAGGTCTACACCAAGCACCGGCCGGTGGCCTTCGGCGAGTTCGTCCCGCTGCGCCGCCTCATTCGAGCGGTCAGCGGGCAGGTGGACCGGATCGGCTCGGACCTGCTGCCCGGCAGCGGGGGCCACACGCTCACCGTCCGCACCCGTGACGGCCGTGACGTGCCCCTGGCCGTGGGGATCTGCTTCGAGGTGGCCTACGACGACGTGCTGCGCGCGGGCGTGCGCCAGGGCGGGGAGGTCATTGTGGTCCCCACGAACAACGCCTCTTTCATAGGCTCCAGCGAGGCCGCCCAGCAGCTGGCCCAGGGCCGGGTCCAGGCGGTGACGCACGGCCGGGCCGTGGTCCAGGTCTCGACCGTGGGGGTCACCGCGGTCATTAGCCCCCGGGGCGTGGTCACCCAGGAGGCCCGGCCCTACACCCGTGCGTACCTGGTGGCCGACGTGCCCCTGCGCCGGGGGCTGAGCGTGGCCGACCGCCTGGGGCCCTGGCCCGCACGGGTCGTCCTGGCCGCCGCCACTATCCTGGTCCTGGCAGGTGCTGCCCCGGTCCTGACAGGTGCGATCCCGGCCCGAGCAGGTGCTGTCCCGGTCCGGGCGGGCGCCGTCTCCGCCGGGGCCAGCCGTCCCACCCGAGCGTGA
- the tatC gene encoding twin-arginine translocase subunit TatC translates to MPRLPRVSKVRRKENPEARMSIGDHLRELRNRLLVSAVGVLVMSVVGYMLYDPVFALITTPITEANARGAHLSINFDTILSSFDMRLRVSIWLGVILSSPLWVFQFWAYVGPGMTRKEKRYAWAYGTVGVVLFTAGAALGMWVMPHAVVILTNFIPTDVGTGFIQASLYLSFIMRLVLVFGAAFLLPELLVALNSLGLMRGTTMIKGWRWAVVIIFTFMAFANPLPDPWSMIFMAVPVTGLYFLACFIAIRHDKRVDRKRAAFEAELDAALSSEGPAALAPPSQPQG, encoded by the coding sequence ATGCCCAGACTGCCCAGGGTCTCGAAGGTGCGCCGCAAGGAGAACCCCGAGGCGCGCATGTCCATCGGAGACCACCTGCGCGAGCTGCGTAACCGTCTTCTTGTCTCCGCCGTCGGCGTCCTGGTCATGTCGGTGGTGGGCTACATGCTCTACGACCCGGTCTTCGCCCTCATTACCACCCCCATTACCGAGGCCAACGCCAGGGGCGCCCACCTGTCCATCAACTTCGACACCATCCTGTCCTCCTTCGACATGAGGCTGCGCGTGTCGATCTGGCTGGGCGTCATCCTGTCCTCGCCCCTGTGGGTGTTCCAGTTCTGGGCCTACGTGGGCCCGGGCATGACCCGCAAGGAGAAGCGCTACGCCTGGGCCTACGGGACCGTCGGGGTGGTCCTGTTCACCGCCGGGGCGGCGCTGGGCATGTGGGTCATGCCCCACGCGGTGGTCATCCTGACGAACTTCATCCCCACGGATGTAGGAACCGGGTTCATCCAGGCCAGTCTCTACCTGTCCTTCATTATGAGACTGGTCCTGGTCTTCGGCGCGGCCTTCCTGCTGCCCGAGCTGCTGGTGGCGCTCAACAGCCTGGGCCTCATGCGCGGCACCACCATGATCAAGGGCTGGCGCTGGGCCGTGGTCATCATCTTCACCTTTATGGCGTTCGCCAACCCGCTCCCCGACCCCTGGTCCATGATCTTTATGGCCGTGCCCGTCACCGGCCTGTACTTCCTGGCCTGCTTTATCGCCATCCGCCACGACAAGCGCGTGGACAGGAAGCGCGCCGCCTTTGAGGCCGAGCTCGACGCCGCCCTGAGCTCCGAGGGCCCCGCCGCCCTCGCCCCGCCCTCCCAGCCGCAGGGCTGA
- a CDS encoding DEAD/DEAH box helicase, producing the protein MPSAAERYAAARRRQAAANSELSRFATSYDFPFDDFQVQGCQALERGEGVLVAAPTGAGKTIVGEFAVHLGLVRGLKTFYTTPIKALSNQKYLDLAARYGQEAVGLLTGDTSVNPHAQVVVMTTEVLRNMLYSGSRSLEGLGFVVMDEVHYLADRFRGPVWEEVIIHLDPAVQVVSLSATVSNAEEFGDWLGQVRGTTAVVVSEHRPVPLTQHIMVGRHLMDLYAAEPPGPTGSPDTDTGTPPLNPDLVRAVKNARRAAASEQTARSQTWRRGRRTTWPAPAGARAARLRPPSRTTVISVLDQAHLLPAIVFVFSRNGCEQAVRQVVAGGADLTTRAQARQIEEVIERRTAAVPEGDLAVLGFHSWAHALQRGVAAHHAGLLPVFKETVEELFSAGLVKVVYATETLALGINMPARTVVLESLRKWNGSGHVQLTPGEYTQLTGRAGRRGIDTQGHAVVLAADQVEPQVVASLASRRTYPLVSAFRPTYNMAVNLLGRTSRARAREVLESSFAQFQADRGVVELAAQARRARQGLAALERQMECSHGDFREYAMLRQRLGEVQAELARANREGRRSNARHSMESLRRGDVVVYPRGRRRRHGVVLGTGTDQTGVPLLEVLGEDSRLVTLTPDTAPDGVVRVGALTVADTVDPRRPRQRDRLVRRLVDAIRSGDLAQDGRRRRRTRAGEQAEDGTGTDVGQVQALCHELRNHPCHACPDREEHARVGRRWAKALVTSERLQERIQARTGTIARLFEAVCEVLTALGYLEPVDRGHPERELRVTAAGRVLSRVYAERDLLIAQCLREGLWEDLGPAELAGAVSACVYEPRAAVRSVGPAVSPGSRLGEVLRAELDLSRRIHDLESLAQIESSSGAEPALAGAVLTWAQGAHLAQVLEDSDLTAGDFVRWCKQLLDVLGQISALEPALAEQDTALAVLAHGAAQASSAVNRGVLAWSAL; encoded by the coding sequence ATGCCGTCAGCCGCAGAGCGCTACGCCGCCGCACGCCGTCGTCAGGCCGCCGCCAACAGTGAGCTGTCACGCTTTGCCACCAGCTACGACTTCCCCTTCGACGACTTCCAGGTCCAGGGCTGCCAGGCCCTGGAGCGCGGTGAGGGCGTGCTCGTGGCCGCCCCCACCGGCGCGGGCAAGACGATCGTGGGGGAGTTCGCCGTCCACCTGGGGCTGGTCAGGGGGCTCAAGACCTTCTACACCACCCCCATTAAGGCCCTGTCCAACCAGAAGTACCTCGACCTCGCGGCCCGCTACGGGCAGGAGGCCGTGGGCCTGCTGACCGGCGACACCTCCGTCAACCCCCACGCCCAGGTCGTGGTCATGACCACCGAGGTGCTGCGCAATATGCTCTACTCGGGCTCACGCAGCCTGGAGGGGCTCGGCTTCGTGGTCATGGACGAGGTCCACTACCTGGCCGACCGCTTCCGCGGCCCCGTGTGGGAGGAGGTCATTATCCACCTGGACCCCGCCGTCCAGGTGGTCTCCCTGTCCGCCACCGTGTCCAACGCCGAGGAGTTCGGCGACTGGCTGGGCCAGGTGCGCGGCACCACGGCCGTGGTCGTCTCCGAGCACCGCCCCGTCCCCCTGACCCAGCACATAATGGTGGGCCGCCACCTCATGGACCTCTACGCCGCGGAGCCGCCCGGGCCCACCGGATCGCCCGACACGGACACGGGCACCCCGCCGCTCAACCCCGACCTGGTCAGGGCCGTCAAGAACGCCCGCCGAGCCGCCGCCAGTGAGCAGACGGCCCGGTCCCAGACCTGGAGGCGTGGCCGCCGGACCACGTGGCCCGCCCCGGCCGGCGCCCGGGCGGCCCGGCTCCGTCCCCCCTCGCGCACCACCGTCATTAGCGTCCTGGACCAGGCCCACCTGCTGCCGGCCATCGTCTTCGTCTTCTCGCGCAACGGGTGCGAGCAGGCCGTCCGCCAGGTGGTGGCCGGGGGAGCGGACCTGACCACCAGGGCCCAGGCCCGGCAGATCGAGGAGGTCATCGAGCGGCGCACCGCCGCGGTACCCGAGGGCGACCTGGCCGTCCTGGGCTTCCACTCCTGGGCGCACGCCCTCCAGCGGGGCGTGGCCGCCCACCACGCCGGGCTCCTGCCGGTGTTCAAGGAGACGGTCGAGGAGCTCTTCAGCGCCGGGCTGGTCAAGGTCGTCTACGCCACCGAGACCCTGGCCCTGGGCATTAACATGCCGGCACGCACGGTGGTCCTGGAGTCCCTGCGCAAGTGGAACGGCTCCGGGCACGTCCAGCTCACCCCGGGGGAGTACACCCAGCTCACCGGGCGGGCGGGACGCCGGGGGATCGACACCCAGGGGCACGCCGTCGTCCTGGCCGCCGACCAGGTGGAGCCCCAGGTCGTGGCCTCCCTGGCCTCCAGGCGCACCTACCCCCTGGTCTCGGCCTTCCGGCCCACCTACAACATGGCCGTCAACCTCCTGGGACGCACCTCCCGGGCCCGGGCCCGGGAGGTCCTGGAGTCCTCCTTCGCCCAGTTCCAGGCCGACCGGGGCGTGGTCGAGCTCGCCGCCCAGGCGCGCCGGGCCCGCCAGGGGCTGGCCGCCCTGGAGAGGCAGATGGAGTGCAGCCACGGGGACTTCCGGGAGTACGCCATGCTGCGCCAGCGCCTGGGGGAGGTGCAGGCCGAGCTGGCCCGCGCCAACCGGGAGGGGCGTCGCAGTAACGCACGTCACTCCATGGAGTCCCTGCGCCGCGGTGACGTCGTGGTCTACCCCCGGGGCCGACGCCGCCGCCACGGCGTGGTCCTGGGCACCGGCACCGACCAGACCGGGGTCCCCCTCCTGGAGGTCCTGGGGGAGGACTCCCGCCTGGTGACCCTCACCCCGGACACCGCGCCCGACGGCGTCGTGAGGGTCGGGGCCCTCACGGTGGCCGACACCGTGGACCCCCGTCGCCCCCGTCAGCGGGACCGTCTGGTGCGTCGCCTGGTGGACGCCATCCGCTCAGGCGACCTGGCCCAGGACGGGCGCCGTCGACGGCGCACCCGGGCAGGGGAGCAGGCGGAGGACGGGACCGGCACCGACGTGGGCCAGGTCCAGGCGCTGTGCCACGAGCTGCGCAACCACCCCTGCCACGCCTGCCCGGACAGGGAGGAGCACGCCCGCGTCGGCCGCAGGTGGGCCAAGGCCCTGGTCACCTCCGAACGGCTCCAGGAGCGTATCCAGGCGCGCACGGGCACCATCGCCCGGCTCTTCGAGGCCGTCTGCGAGGTCCTGACCGCCCTGGGCTACCTGGAGCCCGTGGACCGGGGGCACCCTGAGCGTGAGCTGCGGGTCACCGCGGCCGGACGGGTCCTGTCGCGGGTCTACGCCGAGCGGGACCTGCTCATCGCCCAGTGCCTGCGGGAGGGGCTGTGGGAGGACCTGGGACCGGCCGAGCTGGCGGGCGCCGTGAGCGCCTGCGTCTACGAGCCGCGCGCAGCCGTGCGCTCCGTGGGCCCGGCCGTGTCCCCGGGCTCGCGCCTGGGGGAGGTCCTGCGCGCCGAGCTGGACCTGTCACGCAGGATCCACGACCTGGAGTCCCTGGCGCAGATCGAGTCCTCCTCGGGTGCCGAGCCCGCCCTGGCCGGGGCGGTCCTGACCTGGGCGCAGGGGGCCCACCTGGCCCAGGTCCTGGAGGACAGCGACCTGACGGCCGGGGACTTCGTGCGCTGGTGCAAGCAGCTGCTTGACGTCCTGGGGCAGATCTCGGCCCTGGAACCCGCCCTCGCGGAGCAGGACACCGCCCTGGCCGTCCTGGCCCACGGCGCCGCCCAGGCCAGCAGCGCGGTCAACCGGGGGGTCCTGGCGTGGTCGGCCCTGTGA
- a CDS encoding GNAT family N-acetyltransferase, which translates to MIPLTTERLRLRAFAPGDLEFVRRLHANPDLVRFIPSATTPDEATARRRLGRFMSLVDHPVQGFSLIELRDGGGGGGRTAPGTAVGLVLVKPIPSSDGAEASVLEIGWRQVAEHCGHGYVTEAARAVLDAVHAAGVEQVVAVTDPENLASQRVAERIGMERLGLSRDFYGARLVLFRSFDAGRGAGWLPAGWELLDVGEYAFPGPSRDRLVAAVLAGGKRTTTALLAEYEAGSELLPAPGRRELVVDSAGTPVCVTEDVAVDVIRLGEVTLEHAVAEGEGHTDLVGWRTAHERFWTGPDYRGWFTVRGTEPPDVDDDTLVVCTRFEVVARRPGREGGR; encoded by the coding sequence GTGATCCCTCTAACTACTGAGCGGCTGCGGCTGCGTGCCTTTGCGCCCGGTGACCTCGAGTTCGTGCGCCGTCTGCACGCCAACCCGGATCTGGTCCGCTTCATCCCGTCGGCCACCACCCCCGACGAGGCGACGGCACGCAGGCGCCTGGGGCGCTTTATGAGCCTGGTGGACCATCCCGTCCAGGGCTTCAGCCTCATTGAGCTGCGCGACGGAGGCGGAGGTGGCGGGCGGACGGCACCGGGGACCGCCGTCGGGCTCGTCCTGGTCAAGCCGATTCCGTCCTCGGACGGGGCAGAGGCCAGCGTGCTGGAGATCGGCTGGAGGCAGGTGGCCGAGCACTGCGGGCACGGCTATGTCACCGAGGCGGCGCGGGCCGTCCTGGACGCCGTGCACGCCGCCGGGGTGGAGCAGGTCGTGGCCGTCACCGACCCGGAGAACCTCGCCTCGCAGCGCGTGGCCGAGCGCATCGGCATGGAACGCCTCGGCCTGAGCCGGGACTTCTACGGCGCCCGGCTGGTGCTGTTCCGCTCCTTCGATGCCGGCCGTGGCGCGGGCTGGCTGCCGGCGGGCTGGGAGCTGCTCGACGTGGGGGAGTACGCCTTCCCGGGGCCGTCGCGCGACCGGCTGGTGGCGGCGGTCCTGGCAGGCGGCAAGCGCACGACGACGGCGCTGCTGGCCGAGTACGAGGCGGGCTCCGAGCTCCTGCCGGCCCCCGGCCGCCGCGAGCTCGTCGTCGACTCCGCCGGGACGCCCGTGTGCGTCACCGAGGACGTGGCTGTCGACGTCATCCGCCTGGGTGAGGTCACCCTGGAGCACGCCGTGGCCGAGGGGGAGGGGCACACGGATCTGGTCGGGTGGCGTACGGCCCATGAGCGCTTCTGGACGGGGCCCGACTACCGGGGGTGGTTCACCGTGCGCGGCACCGAGCCCCCCGACGTCGACGACGACACGCTCGTGGTGTGCACGCGCTTTGAGGTCGTCGCCCGGCGCCCCGGGCGGGAGGGCGGGCGGTAG
- a CDS encoding RNA polymerase-binding protein RbpA, translating to MADRALRGMTIGAKSMESEEGVEFAERITVTYECPLGHTTTIPMAKEAEVPPTWECPECGQAAARRGESEEPEGDEPKKAPRTHWDMLLERRSVDELKVLLEERLTMLRSGEIYRERF from the coding sequence ATGGCAGACCGCGCGCTACGGGGGATGACGATCGGCGCCAAGTCGATGGAGTCCGAGGAGGGCGTCGAGTTCGCTGAGCGGATCACTGTCACCTACGAGTGCCCGCTGGGGCACACGACCACCATTCCCATGGCCAAGGAGGCGGAGGTCCCACCCACCTGGGAGTGCCCCGAGTGCGGGCAGGCGGCGGCCCGCCGCGGCGAGTCCGAGGAGCCTGAGGGCGACGAGCCCAAGAAGGCGCCGCGCACCCACTGGGACATGCTCCTGGAGCGGCGCAGCGTCGACGAGCTCAAGGTCCTGCTGGAGGAGCGTCTGACCATGCTGCGCAGCGGGGAGATCTACCGGGAACGCTTCTGA
- a CDS encoding 6-phosphofructokinase, which translates to MATKRIGILTAGGDAPGLNAAIRGFGKAAIQDHGWSLIGFRDGMRGLAENRFTVLDGAALSGILTTGGTMLGTSRDKVHRMVVDGQARDMIPTIVENYEKNELDALVCLGGGGTAKNAKRLMDAGLNVVHLPKTIDNDIVETDTSFGFATALEIATEAVDRLHSTAHSHHRIILTEIMGHRAGWLALGAGIAGGADVILLPEIPYSVEAIAERIEQRRSRGSTFSVVAVAEGALSVVDREEITHAEALVKDASSPEAKAAAKRGVKRLEASHRANTFTLAEQLEAATGLEARVSILGYVQRGGTPCGADRLLGTRLGVAGADAIADGSFGVMVGDRGNGTELVPLKEVAGKVKYVPRDHEWIQAARSVGTALGD; encoded by the coding sequence ATGGCAACCAAACGCATCGGCATCCTGACCGCGGGCGGCGACGCCCCTGGACTCAACGCGGCGATCCGCGGATTCGGCAAGGCCGCGATCCAGGACCACGGCTGGAGCCTCATCGGCTTCCGGGACGGTATGCGGGGCCTGGCGGAGAACCGCTTCACCGTGCTGGACGGCGCGGCCCTGTCCGGCATCCTGACCACCGGCGGAACCATGCTGGGCACCAGCCGGGACAAGGTCCACCGCATGGTGGTCGACGGCCAGGCCCGCGACATGATCCCCACCATCGTGGAGAACTACGAGAAGAACGAGCTGGACGCCCTGGTCTGCCTGGGCGGCGGCGGTACCGCCAAGAACGCCAAGCGCCTCATGGACGCCGGTCTCAACGTCGTGCACCTGCCCAAGACCATTGACAACGACATCGTCGAGACGGACACGTCCTTCGGCTTCGCCACCGCCCTGGAGATCGCCACCGAGGCGGTGGACCGCCTGCACTCCACGGCCCACTCCCACCACCGGATCATCCTCACCGAGATCATGGGGCACCGTGCCGGCTGGCTGGCGCTGGGCGCGGGCATCGCCGGAGGGGCCGACGTCATCCTCCTGCCGGAGATCCCCTACTCGGTGGAGGCGATCGCCGAGCGGATCGAGCAGCGCCGCTCACGCGGCTCCACCTTCTCCGTGGTGGCCGTGGCCGAGGGCGCGCTGAGCGTGGTCGACCGCGAGGAGATCACCCACGCCGAGGCCCTGGTCAAGGACGCCTCCTCCCCGGAGGCCAAGGCCGCGGCCAAGCGTGGCGTCAAGCGCCTGGAGGCCTCGCACCGTGCCAACACCTTCACCCTGGCCGAGCAGCTGGAGGCGGCCACCGGCCTGGAGGCGCGCGTGTCGATCCTCGGCTACGTCCAGCGCGGCGGCACCCCCTGCGGGGCCGACCGGCTCCTGGGCACGCGCCTGGGAGTGGCCGGCGCCGACGCCATCGCGGACGGCAGCTTCGGGGTCATGGTGGGTGACCGCGGTAACGGCACCGAGCTCGTGCCCCTCAAGGAGGTCGCTGGCAAGGTCAAGTACGTGCCCCGCGACCACGAGTGGATCCAGGCGGCCCGCTCCGTGGGCACCGCCCTGGGCGACTGA